In Amycolatopsis jiangsuensis, the following proteins share a genomic window:
- a CDS encoding oxygenase MpaB family protein, producing MDAPVLFRQGGFGLVARVRGLDAVRADEVQIARLREFAQGQDELADAVVGWLRRDRGGQELVDRALAEGIDSVEGAPDVLRAFFAHAEATPYWVDGPRLERGARAVTRAGLLGLFPLGDLSLMGGYFASRATKSLVGTGEIEHRTVHRLLETAAWWIDVTTPGALTRGGSGYQAALRIRLVHAHVRHAMNRRTDWDYARWDRPVNHVQTAGTLLLFSLVYVAGTELLGLRYSAREKADVLHLWRYLGWLMGVPAELLPAGEDDAWRLLWLLATTEFIPDEDTKRLAKSLLDSHEAIGEGRGVPGKLLAHVNVRVHASISRLVLGRDNADYLDLPDDPLAKAAVVAGAGANFVAETLRPFVPGATTLQELLGGLGRRRYRQRLGQLIERTA from the coding sequence ATGGATGCTCCGGTGTTGTTCCGGCAGGGCGGGTTCGGGCTGGTGGCCCGGGTGCGGGGGCTTGACGCGGTCCGGGCGGACGAGGTGCAGATCGCGCGGCTCAGGGAGTTCGCGCAGGGGCAGGACGAGCTCGCGGACGCCGTCGTCGGGTGGTTGCGCCGGGATCGCGGTGGGCAGGAGCTGGTGGACCGCGCGCTGGCTGAGGGGATCGACAGCGTCGAAGGGGCGCCGGACGTTCTGCGGGCCTTCTTCGCCCACGCCGAGGCCACGCCGTACTGGGTGGACGGGCCGCGGCTCGAACGTGGAGCGCGGGCGGTCACGCGGGCCGGGCTGCTCGGGCTCTTTCCGCTCGGTGATCTGTCGCTGATGGGTGGCTACTTCGCTTCGCGGGCCACGAAATCGCTGGTCGGCACCGGGGAGATCGAGCATCGCACGGTCCACCGGCTGCTGGAGACGGCCGCCTGGTGGATCGACGTGACCACGCCCGGTGCGCTGACCCGGGGCGGCAGCGGCTACCAGGCCGCGTTGCGCATCCGGCTCGTGCACGCGCACGTCCGGCACGCGATGAACCGCCGGACCGACTGGGATTACGCACGCTGGGACCGCCCGGTCAACCACGTCCAGACCGCGGGCACGCTCCTGCTGTTCTCCCTGGTCTACGTGGCCGGCACCGAGCTGCTCGGCCTGCGGTATTCGGCGCGGGAGAAGGCCGACGTCCTGCATCTCTGGCGTTACCTCGGCTGGCTGATGGGCGTGCCCGCCGAACTGCTGCCCGCCGGCGAGGACGACGCGTGGCGGCTGCTGTGGCTGCTCGCCACCACCGAGTTCATCCCGGACGAGGACACCAAGCGCCTGGCCAAATCCCTCCTGGACAGCCACGAGGCGATCGGCGAGGGCCGAGGCGTACCGGGAAAACTGCTGGCGCATGTGAACGTCCGGGTGCACGCCTCGATCAGCCGCCTCGTGCTAGGGCGCGACAACGCCGACTACCTGGACCTGCCGGACGATCCGCTGGCCAAGGCGGCCGTCGTCGCCGGCGCGGGGGCGAACTTCGTCGCCGAGACCCTGCGCCCGTTCGTCCCGGGCGCGACCACGCTGCAGGAACTCCTCGGCGGCCTCGGCCGGCGCCGGTACCGGCAACGGCTCGGGCAGCTGATCGAACGAACGGCCTGA
- the dcd gene encoding dCTP deaminase, with the protein MLLSDRDLRKELDAGRLGIDPFDTGMVQPSSIDVRLDRFFRVFDNSKYTHIDPQLQQDELTSLVEKEGDEPFVLHPGEFVLGATFEQVRLADDLAGRLEGKSSLGRLGLLTHSTAGFIDPGFSGHITLELSNVANLPITLWPGMKIGQLCIFRLSSAAEFPYGSKQAGSRYQGQRGPTPSRAYQNFHRVDTWR; encoded by the coding sequence GTGCTGCTCAGTGACCGTGACCTCCGCAAAGAGCTCGACGCCGGCCGGCTCGGCATCGACCCGTTCGACACCGGCATGGTCCAGCCGTCCAGCATCGACGTCCGGCTCGACCGGTTCTTCCGGGTGTTCGACAACAGCAAGTACACCCACATCGACCCGCAGCTGCAGCAGGACGAGCTGACCTCGCTGGTCGAAAAGGAGGGGGACGAGCCGTTCGTGCTGCACCCCGGCGAGTTCGTGCTCGGCGCGACCTTCGAACAGGTCCGCCTCGCCGACGACCTCGCGGGCCGGCTCGAGGGCAAGTCCTCACTCGGCCGGCTCGGGCTGCTGACGCACTCCACCGCGGGCTTCATCGACCCCGGCTTCTCCGGGCACATCACGCTCGAGCTGTCGAACGTCGCCAACCTGCCGATCACCCTGTGGCCGGGAATGAAGATCGGCCAGCTGTGCATTTTCCGGCTCTCCAGCGCGGCCGAATTCCCGTACGGCTCGAAGCAGGCCGGCTCCCGCTACCAGGGCCAGCGCGGTCCCACGCCGAGCCGCGCGTACCAGAACTTCCACCGGGTGGACACCTGGCGGTAG
- a CDS encoding sugar porter family MFS transporter, with protein MSELASGERAGQQHLAHVVFIAGAAAVGGFLFGYDSSNINGAVLGIQKHFEVGAAATGLTVSSALIGSAVGAWFGGLLSDRIGRIRTMQLAATLFFVSAIGAMFPFGIVDLALWRVVGGIAIGVASVIGPAYIAEVAPPAYRGRLASLQQLAIVLGIGVSALVNWIIKDLAPLAGDGSHDLNGSLGGLEPWQWMLGAAAVPAILYFTLASIIPESPHYLLSIGKTEKARKVLAEVEGADQVEAKLADITRGLRSERKPRVRDLLGGRFGLLPIVWVGIALAVFQQFVGINVIFYYSDTLWHSVGQNTDSLLISMVSPVINILGTFIAIAFIDRVGRKPLLLIGSVGMTIGLGVAAVAFGHAQTVQGELSLPGAWGPVALVFANVFVLSFALSWGVILWVLLGEIFPLRIRSAALALGTAANWVANWLVTVSFPSMSDWNLSATYWIYAAFALLSIPFALKFVRETKGTAIEDVS; from the coding sequence ATGTCCGAGCTCGCGTCCGGTGAACGGGCCGGACAGCAGCACCTCGCACACGTCGTGTTCATCGCGGGCGCGGCGGCGGTGGGTGGCTTTCTGTTCGGCTACGACAGTTCCAACATCAACGGCGCGGTGCTCGGCATCCAGAAACACTTCGAGGTCGGCGCGGCCGCCACCGGGCTGACCGTCTCCAGCGCGCTCATCGGGTCGGCGGTCGGAGCCTGGTTCGGGGGGTTGCTGTCCGACCGGATCGGCCGGATCCGCACCATGCAGCTGGCCGCGACGCTGTTCTTCGTCAGCGCGATCGGGGCGATGTTCCCGTTCGGCATCGTGGATCTCGCGTTGTGGCGGGTGGTCGGCGGCATCGCGATCGGCGTCGCCTCGGTCATCGGCCCCGCCTACATCGCCGAGGTCGCCCCGCCCGCCTACCGGGGGCGGCTGGCGAGCCTGCAGCAGCTCGCGATCGTGCTCGGCATCGGGGTGTCCGCGCTGGTCAACTGGATCATCAAGGACCTCGCCCCGCTCGCCGGGGACGGCTCGCACGACCTCAACGGCAGCCTCGGCGGCCTCGAACCCTGGCAGTGGATGCTCGGCGCCGCGGCGGTTCCCGCGATCCTCTACTTCACGCTCGCGTCGATCATCCCGGAATCGCCGCACTACCTGCTGTCGATCGGCAAGACCGAGAAGGCACGCAAGGTGCTCGCCGAGGTCGAGGGCGCCGACCAGGTGGAGGCCAAACTCGCCGACATCACCCGCGGGCTGCGCAGCGAGCGCAAACCGCGGGTGCGTGACCTGCTCGGCGGCCGGTTCGGTCTGCTGCCGATCGTCTGGGTGGGCATCGCGCTCGCGGTGTTCCAGCAGTTCGTCGGCATCAACGTGATCTTCTACTACTCCGACACGCTGTGGCACTCGGTCGGCCAGAACACCGACTCGCTGCTGATCTCCATGGTCAGCCCGGTGATCAACATCCTCGGCACGTTCATCGCGATCGCGTTCATCGACCGGGTCGGGCGCAAGCCGCTGCTGCTGATCGGCTCGGTCGGGATGACGATCGGCCTCGGGGTCGCCGCGGTGGCGTTCGGGCACGCGCAGACCGTGCAGGGCGAGCTGAGCCTGCCCGGCGCGTGGGGGCCGGTCGCGCTGGTGTTCGCCAACGTCTTCGTGTTGTCGTTCGCGTTGTCCTGGGGCGTGATCCTCTGGGTGCTGCTCGGCGAGATCTTCCCGCTGCGCATCCGCAGCGCCGCGCTCGCCCTCGGCACCGCGGCCAACTGGGTGGCGAACTGGCTGGTCACCGTCAGCTTCCCGAGCATGTCCGACTGGAACCTCAGCGCCACCTACTGGATCTACGCGGCCTTCGCGCTGCTGTCGATCCCGTTCGCGCTCAAGTTCGTGCGGGAGACCAAGGGCACGGCGATCGAGGACGTGTCCTGA
- a CDS encoding cation diffusion facilitator family transporter, which produces MSEQEESAGGESTLTVVLAGGVNLAIAVMKLIAGIITGSGAMLSEAAHSVADTITEVLLLTALKRSERPADRVHPFGYGKERYFWSLLAAVSIFASGAVFALYEGFTTVFGQAEEQTNPIVGYVVLGIGFLLEGTSWLQAVRQVRRDSRAEGRSFFGYLRMIDDPAPKTVLFEDSAALVGLLLAFAGIGLHQLTGSSVWDGLASILIGLLLAFVAYLLGRTNRGLLIGRQADPRLVGHIRDHLAAAPEIEALVDLQTMLMGTDHVLVCARVDFDDALGAADVERACLRLADELSGQFGDVREVFIEPVPRTDPKLRATVLARYGDVRQRPIDEVR; this is translated from the coding sequence GTGAGCGAGCAGGAGGAATCCGCGGGCGGCGAAAGCACCCTGACCGTCGTGCTGGCAGGCGGGGTGAACCTGGCCATCGCGGTCATGAAGCTGATCGCCGGCATCATCACCGGATCGGGTGCGATGCTGTCGGAGGCAGCGCATTCGGTCGCCGACACGATCACCGAGGTCCTGCTGCTCACCGCGCTCAAGCGGTCCGAGCGCCCGGCCGACCGGGTCCACCCGTTCGGGTACGGCAAGGAGCGCTACTTCTGGTCGCTGCTCGCCGCTGTGTCGATCTTCGCCTCCGGCGCGGTCTTCGCGCTGTACGAAGGGTTCACCACCGTCTTCGGACAAGCCGAGGAGCAGACGAACCCGATCGTCGGGTACGTCGTGCTGGGCATCGGCTTCCTCCTCGAAGGGACTTCCTGGCTGCAGGCGGTGCGGCAGGTGCGCCGGGACTCCCGCGCCGAGGGCCGGTCGTTCTTCGGCTACCTGCGGATGATCGACGATCCGGCGCCGAAGACCGTGCTTTTCGAGGATTCGGCCGCACTGGTCGGCCTGCTGCTCGCGTTCGCCGGCATCGGCCTGCACCAGCTCACCGGCTCGTCGGTGTGGGACGGACTGGCCTCGATCCTGATCGGCCTGCTGCTGGCGTTCGTGGCCTACCTGCTCGGACGCACCAACCGTGGCCTGCTCATCGGCAGGCAGGCCGACCCGCGGCTGGTGGGGCACATCCGGGACCACCTCGCCGCCGCGCCCGAGATCGAGGCACTGGTCGACCTGCAGACCATGCTGATGGGCACCGACCACGTCCTGGTCTGCGCCCGCGTGGACTTCGACGACGCACTCGGCGCGGCCGACGTCGAACGTGCCTGCCTGCGCCTGGCCGACGAGCTCAGTGGCCAGTTCGGCGACGTGCGCGAGGTGTTCATCGAGCCGGTACCGCGCACCGATCCGAAGCTGCGCGCGACCGTGCTGGCGCGCTACGGCGACGTGCGGCAGCGGCCGATCGACGAGGTCCGGTAG
- a CDS encoding (Fe-S)-binding protein, which translates to MGAVQLTLGGISVLLGVVAWGMFFATVARFVRVIRLGQADPTRNGPFMARLVTLVKEFAAHTRMAKFRQVAPWHWMVMWGFLIGSLALFEAYGEVFVPTWGWPVLEDWAPWSLLMELLGVGTVVGGVALSVIRQLNHPRRADRQSRFAGSNFKWAYFVEAVVIVEGIGIIGVRAAKAAMNVHETPTWAAFVSNPLSLALPSSAALVSVFAFIKLMSATVWLIVVARTMTMGIAWHRFSAFFNIYFKREADGGVALGRLKPMMSKGKVLDLEEADPDEDTFGAGAIEDFSWKGWLDFSTCTECGRCQSQCPAWNTGKPLSPKLLITQLRDHAYAKAPYLMAGGKRDMAGDEVGLSGDNMYAGIDVLAIAESQKALVGDDGGVIDPDVLWSCTSCGACVEQCPVDIEHVDHIVDMRRYQVMIESSFPTELNGMFKNLENKGNPWGQNAKDRLQWTEDLDFEVPVFDGDLGDAEYLFWVGCAGAFEDRAKKTTRAVAELLHIAGVKYTVLGSEESCTGDPARRAGNEFLFQMLAQQNVEVLNSVFEGRERKARKVVVTCAHCFNTLANEYPELGGQFDVVHHTQLLNRLVREKYLTPVAPVAEDVTYHDPCYLGRHNKVYDAPRELVGASGAALREMPRHGDRSMCCGAGGARMWMEEKIGKRINVERVDEALGTAPSKIATGCPFCRVMLTDGVTSRQSDGQASEKVEVVDVAQLLLTAVKRKPEPALVAAGAPSLENAEGSDAELSEQPDVPTDEEPTGTPLPEGDD; encoded by the coding sequence ATGGGCGCTGTACAGCTGACACTCGGGGGGATCTCCGTTCTCCTGGGCGTCGTCGCCTGGGGAATGTTCTTCGCGACCGTGGCCCGCTTCGTGCGGGTGATCCGGCTCGGCCAGGCCGACCCCACCCGCAACGGGCCGTTCATGGCCCGGCTGGTGACCCTGGTCAAGGAGTTCGCGGCGCACACCCGGATGGCGAAGTTCCGCCAGGTCGCGCCGTGGCACTGGATGGTCATGTGGGGCTTCCTGATCGGGTCGCTCGCGCTGTTCGAGGCCTACGGCGAGGTGTTCGTCCCGACCTGGGGCTGGCCGGTGCTGGAGGACTGGGCACCGTGGAGCCTGCTGATGGAGCTGCTCGGGGTCGGCACGGTGGTCGGCGGGGTCGCGCTGTCGGTCATCCGCCAGCTGAACCACCCGCGCCGCGCCGATCGGCAGTCCCGCTTCGCCGGCTCGAACTTCAAGTGGGCCTACTTCGTCGAGGCCGTGGTGATCGTCGAGGGCATCGGCATCATCGGCGTGCGGGCCGCGAAGGCCGCCATGAACGTCCACGAGACGCCGACCTGGGCCGCTTTCGTGTCGAACCCGCTGAGCCTGGCGCTGCCCTCGAGCGCGGCGCTGGTGTCGGTGTTTGCCTTCATCAAGCTGATGAGCGCCACGGTGTGGCTGATCGTGGTCGCGCGCACGATGACCATGGGCATCGCCTGGCACCGGTTCAGCGCGTTCTTCAACATCTACTTCAAGCGCGAGGCGGACGGCGGCGTCGCACTCGGCCGGCTCAAGCCGATGATGAGCAAGGGCAAGGTGCTCGACCTCGAGGAGGCCGATCCGGACGAGGACACCTTCGGCGCCGGTGCGATCGAGGACTTCAGCTGGAAGGGCTGGCTGGACTTCTCCACCTGCACCGAATGCGGCCGTTGCCAGTCGCAGTGCCCGGCGTGGAACACCGGCAAGCCGCTGTCACCGAAGCTGCTCATCACACAGCTGCGCGACCACGCCTACGCGAAGGCGCCGTACCTGATGGCGGGCGGCAAGCGTGACATGGCGGGCGACGAGGTCGGTCTGTCCGGCGACAACATGTACGCGGGCATCGACGTCCTCGCCATCGCGGAGTCGCAGAAGGCGCTCGTCGGTGACGACGGCGGCGTGATCGACCCGGACGTGCTGTGGTCGTGCACTTCCTGCGGGGCCTGCGTCGAGCAGTGCCCGGTGGACATCGAGCACGTGGACCACATTGTGGACATGCGGCGCTACCAGGTGATGATCGAATCGTCGTTCCCCACCGAGCTGAACGGCATGTTCAAGAACCTGGAGAACAAGGGCAACCCCTGGGGCCAGAACGCCAAGGACCGGCTGCAGTGGACGGAAGACCTCGACTTCGAGGTCCCGGTGTTCGACGGCGACCTCGGCGACGCGGAGTACCTGTTCTGGGTCGGCTGCGCGGGTGCGTTCGAGGACCGCGCGAAGAAGACCACCCGTGCGGTGGCGGAGCTGCTGCACATCGCGGGCGTCAAGTACACCGTGCTGGGCTCGGAGGAGTCCTGCACCGGTGACCCGGCTCGCCGTGCGGGCAACGAGTTCCTGTTCCAGATGCTCGCCCAGCAGAACGTCGAGGTGCTGAACTCGGTGTTCGAGGGCCGGGAACGCAAGGCACGCAAGGTCGTGGTGACCTGTGCGCACTGCTTCAACACCCTCGCCAACGAGTACCCGGAGCTGGGTGGACAGTTCGACGTCGTGCACCACACGCAGCTGCTCAACCGCCTGGTGCGCGAGAAGTACCTGACCCCGGTGGCCCCGGTCGCCGAGGACGTCACCTACCACGACCCGTGCTACCTGGGCCGGCACAACAAGGTCTACGACGCCCCGCGCGAGCTCGTCGGAGCCTCCGGTGCGGCGCTGCGCGAGATGCCGCGGCACGGCGACCGGTCGATGTGCTGCGGCGCAGGCGGTGCGCGGATGTGGATGGAGGAGAAGATCGGCAAGCGGATCAACGTCGAGCGCGTGGACGAGGCGCTCGGCACCGCACCGTCGAAGATCGCCACCGGCTGCCCGTTCTGCCGTGTGATGCTCACCGACGGCGTCACCTCGCGCCAGAGCGACGGCCAGGCCAGCGAGAAGGTCGAGGTCGTCGACGTCGCGCAGCTGCTGCTCACGGCGGTCAAGCGCAAGCCGGAGCCGGCGCTGGTCGCGGCGGGCGCCCCTTCGCTGGAGAACGCGGAGGGTTCGGACGCCGAGCTGTCCGAGCAGCCCGACGTGCCCACGGACGAGGAGCCGACCGGCACCCCGCTGCCCGAAGGCGACGACTGA